A genomic stretch from Aedes albopictus strain Foshan chromosome 2, AalbF5, whole genome shotgun sequence includes:
- the LOC134287296 gene encoding uncharacterized protein LOC134287296, which produces MWTDDYEQKMQELLNDDKTYRRIRSDPTNRYQIANNNIVQRLLNLKLIDYRTAATLKTTTATTPRIYGLPKAHKPSLPLRPVVPGMTSPSYELSKYVCRILQASLDNKYNIRDSYSFCQYINTITIPSGYVMVSFDVVSLFTNIPKQLVIHDIIQIWDTIKPNTEINLDLFLEIVSFCMDTSYFVFRNQFYEQIEGTAMGNPLSPVLADLVMGILLDTVTSKTDIVFTVLRKYVDDLMLVIPADRLQQVLDIFNSYHPSIQFTFEVETDGRLPYLDMTLVRQEDDTIRTEWYMKAIASGRLLNFSSLHPLTQKINTIKNVIDRVNRLSTNWDEEKKREVIAQILQTNDYPRNLINRFLNRTHWTSTHAITADDHTTEEHTIGPPQAKIYRSLPYIPSLTPKIIQILRHDYPSVIICPRSVHTIRDLYTRIKDPIPMDHHHNVVYRIQCGNCDKCYIGMTGNLLKKRLSGHRSNLNQLENLLESGHTYADEPVRALREKTALLAHCIDHDHRFIYETTRIVDRTYKRNILPILEMIHISNDNDSINKRTDTDRLSSTLSGLIHRINTVMTKNTNGQNNRNTNHPSDPT; this is translated from the coding sequence CACCGCCACCACCCCACGGATATACGGACTCCCAAAAGCACATAAACCAAGCCTCCCCCTGCGACCCGTGGTCCCTGGTATGACCAGTCCCAGCTACGAACTGtccaagtatgtatgtagaatacTACAAGCCTCGTTGGACAACAAATATAACATCAGAGACTCATATAGTTTCTGCCAATACATCAACACCATAACGATCCCTTCTGGATACGTAATGGTGTCGTTTGATGTTGTATCGTTGTTTACCAACATCCCAAAACAGTTGGTAATACACGATATAATACAAATCTGGGATACCATCAAACCAAACACGGAGATCAATCTCGATCTTTTCCTGGAAATTGTATCCTTCTGTATGGACACGAGCTACTTCGTATTCCGGAACCAATTCTACGAACAGATCGAAGGAACTGCCATGGGTAATCCACTATCCCCAGTACTTGCTGATCTGGTCATGGGGATCCTACTTGATACAGTAACCAGTAAGACTGACATTGTCTTCACTGTGTTGCGTAAATACGTGGATGATCTGATGCTTGTCATACCAGCGGATAGATTACAGCAGGTTCTAGACATCTTCAACTCATACCACCCGAGTATCCAATTCACATTTGAAGTGGAAACAGACGGTAGGCTCCCATACTTAGACATGACTCTAGTTCGGCAAGAAGATGACACCATTCGAACCGAGTGGTATATGAAAGCCATCGCATCGGGTCGTTTGTTGAATTTCTCATCTCTCCATCCTCTCACCCAAAAAATCAACACCATCAAAAATGTCATCGATCGGGTAAACCGATTATCCACCAACTGGGATGAAGAGAAAAAGCGAGAAGTCATCGCTCAAATTCTGCAAACCAACGACTACCCCCGAAACCTCATCAATCGCTTTCTGAACCGAACACACTGGACATCTACACACGCCATTACAGCCGACGATCACACGACCGAAGAACACACGATTGGGCCGCCTCAAGCTAAAATATACCGATCTCTCCCCTACATCCCGTCACTTACACCAAAAATCATCCAGATACTACGACACGACTATCCCTCCGTAATAATATGCCCACGGAGCGTGCACACGATAAGGGATCTCTACACACGCATTAAGGACCCGATACCCATGGATCATCACCATAACGTGGTGTATCGAATACAGTGCGGAAACTGCGACAAATGCTACATCGGTATGACCGGCAACCTACTGAAGAAGAGATTGTCGGGTCATCGGAGCAATCTCAACCAACTGGAGAACCTATTAGAGTCAGGCCATACATATGCAGATGAACCAGTGAGAGCACTCAGAGAAAAAACAGCTCTCTTGGCCCACTGCATCGACCACGACCATAGGTTCATCTACGAGACAACACGAATAGTCGATCGGACGTACAAGAGAAACATTCTCCCGATTCTAGAGATGATACACATAAGCAACGACAACGATTCCATCAACAAACGAACAGATACAGATAGACTTAGCAGTACGCTCTCTGGACTAATACACAGAATTAACACAGTCATGACAAAAAACACTAATGGACAAAATAACAGAAACACCAACCACCCATCCGACCCCACCTAA